Within Plectropomus leopardus isolate mb chromosome 23, YSFRI_Pleo_2.0, whole genome shotgun sequence, the genomic segment tatgtagacatggaagtctacatattacgcagcgatatgtgacaacttggaaTGAGATGAGACCATGTTGTTGACCATGTTAGCATTTCAAGTCATAAAGTGCTAAGCAGTCAGgatttaacattttgttgagAATATCCTGATGCTAATCAATAATGCCAATTTATCGCCCCGCAGAACGCCTCCAGAAACCAACCATAGAGACTGTCACCAGTTCGTCTGTCAAAGGTGGTTGCTGGTTGTTTCTGCGTTGTCTCTCAGCGGATAAAGACGTTAACTTGTCCTGGCAGAGTGAACACTCCAACGTGACTGTCAACACGGGTCAACCTGATGGCAACACATCAgttcttttcacttttcttaAAACCACACAGAACTGTGTCAATTTTACCTGCACCTCCAGCAACAAAAACGAGAACGCCTCAAGCGACATTACACTGAAGTGTGATGGTAAGGTCATAATGAACTTCAATCGGAAAATATGATGCAATAATATATGATACAATGGTTctgagaaacacattttagatgTTTTCTTGTAATTGTGTAATGTTCTCTCCCATGTTGTTTCAGATCAAAAGCCAACTCCTCACCCCGACTCAGTCCAGCCCAGGGAAAGAAATGCTGTCGCTTTTTTCCTCGGAGGCATGCTCGGAGGTGGACTGATAGCGATTCTACTATACTTTTTCggaggtaaaaggaaaaatgttaaaaaatgttgacatcaagaaacaacaacattaaaacaactgtaatacagagaaaaatactaaaattttGCTTGAAGCTTAATTACGTGGTTATCTTTGGAAAGTAGAAACAGTTGAGTTACCGTGTTGCAGAGCTTTGtggcttcctcctcctctcagcgtCAGCTCCAACAGGCTCGCAGTACTGTTGAGACTTTCTTGATATTCAGTTACTAGTTTAAAGGACTGTAGCAAAACTGGGaggaaataatacattttccaGGATTCCATACCAAAAGAGGATTTGTTTACACACTTTGACACTTATAACAAAATACAAttataataaagaaaagatctagggcaagattttttttaaattatcaaatatcaaaatctGGGCATAATATACAAATTTCTGGAATCTTACATATTTTAACTACCAAATCATTACCAAATATTGGAGGCATAAGTTTTTGATCTGCAAGCaaacttttgtgtttattgttataataaGGAAGCTATATTAAAATTTGGGATCTGAGagcaggattttaaaaaatgagattaGCAGATATAACAAATCTTTAGGGCACTTAGTGGCATTTGGGGAttgttataaaaacaaatactggtACTTTATTAGGCATGGGGgctagatgaaaaaaaattggggattagaatatatattatatatattagtaTATTATTAACGGGGTCATAATATACTAATTCTAAGGAACTAGGAGGGCTTTATGAAATTTTAGGTGTGGCAGCAGAAGTTTGACAATTTGGGGGCTGCTATGAAAATTTTTTGgattaagataagataatcccttattagtcccacagtggggaaatttccaacattgcagcagcaaagggatagcaaAATAGAAAGataattgtgcaaaataaactatattaataaataagtacaaaaacaaggaaTGTGCAGGATaaagatgaaggaaataaagcacagaggacgacataaacaaacaatatatacagtatttacaacgccgagaaactcaacagttaaataaagaatgtttACAGTTGCatgagtgaaagtgaaattgcacTTGTGGTATTAAAAGAATTAgaaagaatatttatttatatattctgaGGGATATATCATGCTGATTCTTAGGAATTAGGGAGGGTTTTAAGAAACATTAAGGTTTAACATAGATACAGTTTACCAAAGCTACACCaaagttgaaataaatatttcaaaatttgtAATTGGGACTGATAACAATCTCTAAGTGTGTAGGAAATTTTGCAACTTGGAGGTGAGAGGACAAATTTGGGGATTCAGAGGACTTACAAATACATAGGGGTAGTGGAGAGCTATAGCACATTTTTGGCAATCCTCCATATGGCCAACACAAAGGCTTATGTTCAGCCTGCTCAGCTGTTTTCATATTGAAACTTTGGGTTGGGGTTTAACACACTTTCCGTGCAGCAGTTTCTTTTGCAGGCTGTATTTACTCTCATAACCCCTCCTTTTTCCTCTCAGCAGCAACCAAGATACAGTACACATTTGACCTGAGCTTACTGTTTCCTGAAACAGCCAATTAAAACTCATAATGCTGATTTCACTCTGTGTTGAGAACTTACTGACTACCATAAAAATGGTCAATTTGTAGTTAacactgcttgttttttttttttttacagaaccAATTAAAGCTAAATGTAGACACTTCCAAGGTACATGACTATGTAATTCGTAAAGCTATATGTTTAGATAGAAATGGTAATTGtttcataaattaatttgttttcctcttattttccAGGAAAACTGTTTCCATCAGTGGAAAATAACGTAGTGTAAAGGTAAACTTCTGTCTTGACTATCCAAAGGTTTGTAACCATGAGTGGTAATGCAATGTCACAATTTTAAGAAATGACCACATTTCTCTTTTCCTACAGTTAGCTTGACACCtgtaaaagaaaagtttcaagAAGCCAGAATGACGACTAGGACAAAATGTCTGAAGATGATTACACAAAGTGTAAAtagttaagtttaaaaaaaaaaaaacatttaaagaaaatgaatgtattTTGAGAGAATCTGCAGAGTAAAAGACAATGAGtctgagaaaatgagaaaatccaTCACACCTAGTTGTTTTCTAAGTCTTTGATTATGTCTTGTCTACCTTggcattttctgcttttcatatccttgaatgttttatttcttttaagcATTAAGTActttatacttacttttacacTTTATTGTGTCTATGT encodes:
- the si:cabz01074946.1 gene encoding CD48 antigen isoform X2: MKLQILLTLILQVALAESLRERYGYFGDTITLPSEADKTWTIASVVWSIFSNNTWIATFNKGVKNEQWTSRYKGRISLNTSSGDLTIRNLTTEDNMEYTVDLLNTVGQNSADKIKLTVRQRLQKPTIETVTSSSVKGGCWLFLRCLSADKDVNLSWQSEHSNVTVNTGQPDGNTSVLFTFLKTTQNCVNFTCTSSNKNENASSDITLKCDDQKPTPHPDSVQPRERNAVAFFLGGMLGGGLIAILLYFFGGKLFPSVENNVV
- the si:cabz01074946.1 gene encoding CD48 antigen isoform X1 — protein: MKLQILLTLILQVALAESLRERYGYFGDTITLPSEADKTWTIASVVWSIFSNNTWIATFNKGVKNEQWTSRYKGRISLNTSSGDLTIRNLTTEDNMEYTVDLLNTVGQNSADKIKLTVRQRLQKPTIETVTSSSVKGGCWLFLRCLSADKDVNLSWQSEHSNVTVNTGQPDGNTSVLFTFLKTTQNCVNFTCTSSNKNENASSDITLKCDDQKPTPHPDSVQPRERNAVAFFLGGMLGGGLIAILLYFFGEPIKAKCRHFQGKLFPSVENNVV